In the Sulfolobales archaeon genome, one interval contains:
- a CDS encoding Lrp/AsnC family transcriptional regulator, with translation MVRVKKSLDAMDIEILKILSSNCREKLEDIASKVGLSSPMVRKRIEVMEKLGIIRGCVARVDMSMLEGVSSSLVLIRHRGSSKLAESLYRHPAVERVYISRAGDTIVALVRGVGSEGAREVIDMVRREAPDAEIIDVDQIYEKPWVPEKPGISIIYRCGFCGGVIIGSPYVLELGDGIKTFHGKECAEAYLQKKRLLQA, from the coding sequence TTGGTTAGGGTTAAAAAGAGTCTCGATGCTATGGATATAGAGATTCTGAAGATACTCTCTAGCAACTGTAGGGAGAAGCTCGAGGATATAGCCTCTAAGGTTGGTCTGAGCTCTCCCATGGTTAGGAAGAGGATCGAGGTTATGGAGAAGCTCGGAATTATAAGGGGCTGTGTTGCGAGGGTTGATATGTCCATGCTTGAGGGGGTGTCATCGAGCCTCGTGCTGATCAGGCATAGGGGGTCTTCTAAGCTTGCCGAGTCCCTCTATAGGCATCCAGCTGTGGAGAGGGTCTATATATCAAGGGCTGGGGATACAATAGTAGCCCTTGTAAGGGGTGTTGGTTCTGAGGGTGCTAGGGAGGTTATCGATATGGTTAGGAGGGAGGCTCCCGATGCTGAGATCATAGATGTTGATCAGATCTATGAGAAGCCCTGGGTGCCTGAGAAGCCAGGGATATCTATTATATATAGATGTGGATTCTGCGGCGGCGTTATAATCGGATCCCCCTATGTGCTTGAGCTGGGGGATGGGATAAAGACATTCCACGGCAAGGAGTGTGCAGAGGCATATCTCCAGAAGAAGAGGCTTTTACAGGCATAG
- a CDS encoding alanine--glyoxylate aminotransferase family protein, with product MRIYTDRYIITPGPTEIPYRVRLAMARETTNPDLDPEFLDLYNRVRGRVKDLISAQRSDVYLMVGEALMGLEIAIANMVRRGDKVVVIANGVYGEGFADIVRAYGGDPILVASNDWRRSVDLGDLERALEKNKDADLITLVHCDTPSALLNDLRGVARIARDRGAYLVVDAVSSVGGVEVKFDEWGVDVLITGSQKALNAPTGVTIMAISKRAWDRIERTGYRGIYLSLKSWRDMLDGKGVFPYTMSDPLIYALDEALNILFEEGLENVFRRHELARKASWEAAASLGLEPFPASIDDSSPTVTALLVPRGVDEARLRMHIWRKYGVMLAGSWDRLEGRVLRIGHMGIQASRGHLIQAYTALARGLRDMGLDVSISKAVEAIEDVFK from the coding sequence ATGAGGATCTATACGGATAGGTATATCATCACCCCAGGGCCTACTGAGATCCCCTATAGGGTTAGGCTTGCAATGGCTAGGGAGACAACTAATCCTGATCTGGATCCAGAGTTCCTCGATCTATATAATCGTGTTAGGGGGAGGGTTAAGGATCTCATATCTGCACAGAGATCTGATGTATATCTAATGGTTGGGGAGGCTTTGATGGGGCTTGAAATAGCTATTGCTAACATGGTTAGGAGAGGCGATAAGGTTGTTGTGATAGCTAATGGTGTATATGGCGAGGGATTCGCCGATATTGTTAGGGCATATGGTGGTGATCCTATCCTAGTCGCCTCTAATGATTGGAGGAGATCTGTTGATCTCGGGGATCTCGAGAGGGCCCTTGAGAAGAACAAGGATGCAGATCTTATAACCCTTGTCCACTGCGATACCCCCTCAGCCCTTCTAAACGATCTAAGGGGTGTTGCTAGGATCGCAAGGGATAGGGGTGCTTATCTAGTTGTAGACGCTGTTTCAAGCGTTGGAGGGGTTGAGGTTAAATTTGATGAATGGGGCGTTGATGTTCTCATCACAGGCTCTCAGAAGGCTCTGAACGCGCCAACAGGGGTTACCATAATGGCTATCTCTAAAAGGGCTTGGGATAGGATTGAGAGGACAGGCTATAGAGGCATATACCTCTCCCTCAAATCATGGAGGGACATGCTGGATGGCAAAGGCGTTTTCCCCTACACCATGAGCGACCCCCTGATCTATGCCCTTGATGAGGCTCTGAACATCCTATTTGAAGAGGGGCTTGAGAATGTATTTAGAAGGCATGAGCTTGCTAGAAAAGCCTCTTGGGAGGCCGCGGCATCCCTAGGCCTAGAGCCGTTTCCAGCCTCTATAGATGATTCATCACCAACTGTTACAGCACTGCTAGTGCCTCGGGGTGTTGATGAGGCTAGGCTTAGGATGCATATATGGAGGAAATATGGTGTCATGCTGGCTGGGAGCTGGGATAGGCTGGAGGGGAGGGTTCTGAGGATCGGGCATATGGGTATCCAGGCATCTAGAGGACATCTTATCCAAGCTTATACAGCCCTTGCAAGGGGTTTAAGAGATATGGGTCTCGATGTTAGCATCTCAAAGGCTGTCGAGGCTATAGAGGATGTGTTTAAATAG
- a CDS encoding AAA family ATPase, translating into MNRFQRELVKPFVGRDEETKVVTLALMTREHALLIGEPGTAKSALIRRAAALLNARFFSYLLTKFTEPDEIFGPVDIKVFIDEKRFKRVITRTLLDAEIAFLDEIFKASSSILNSILSIINERIYYEAGAAIRVPLWSLFAASNEVPDDPELAAIYDRMLLRHHVKPVPDDLWKDLLNQEWENEKREDIVDVEPVLLMQDLMSIRDEVFKVDLEGIKPKLIKLFAILESKGIHITDRRKGKTLKVIAANAILNGRTKALEEDLLVLKYVAPRDIDEFEKVNVILHEELKTPYMYLRELEDIERNVKELMNYISSFQASYGYAEPITPGARTTLSRFYEERLNEIYRDLEALRERVSAIIIESGDKNVEAYGKKVIELISTAMEKIRKRIE; encoded by the coding sequence ATAAATAGGTTCCAGAGAGAGCTTGTAAAGCCATTCGTTGGTAGGGATGAGGAGACCAAGGTAGTTACTCTCGCACTCATGACGAGGGAGCATGCTCTATTGATAGGAGAGCCTGGAACGGCTAAGAGCGCCCTTATAAGGAGAGCCGCTGCCCTTCTAAACGCTAGGTTCTTCTCCTACCTCCTAACCAAGTTCACAGAGCCCGACGAGATCTTCGGCCCTGTGGATATAAAGGTTTTTATAGATGAGAAGAGGTTTAAGAGGGTGATCACGAGAACCCTGCTCGATGCTGAGATAGCATTTCTAGACGAGATCTTCAAGGCTAGCTCAAGCATTCTCAACAGCATATTATCGATTATAAATGAGAGGATATACTACGAGGCTGGAGCTGCGATAAGGGTTCCCCTGTGGAGCTTGTTCGCAGCATCTAACGAGGTTCCAGATGATCCGGAGCTTGCCGCGATATACGATAGAATGCTTTTGAGACACCATGTTAAGCCGGTGCCAGATGATCTCTGGAAGGATCTTCTGAACCAGGAGTGGGAGAACGAGAAGAGAGAGGATATCGTTGATGTGGAGCCTGTCCTCCTAATGCAGGATCTTATGAGTATAAGGGACGAGGTCTTTAAAGTAGATCTCGAGGGGATCAAGCCTAAGTTGATAAAGCTCTTCGCAATACTCGAGTCGAAGGGCATACATATAACGGATAGGAGGAAGGGTAAGACGCTTAAGGTGATTGCTGCGAACGCAATCCTAAATGGGAGGACAAAGGCGTTGGAGGAGGATCTTCTTGTGCTTAAATATGTAGCTCCAAGGGATATAGATGAGTTTGAGAAGGTGAATGTGATCCTTCATGAAGAGCTTAAAACCCCATATATGTATTTGAGAGAGCTGGAGGATATAGAGAGAAATGTTAAGGAGCTTATGAACTATATAAGCTCATTCCAAGCGAGCTATGGCTATGCAGAACCAATCACCCCAGGGGCTAGAACTACGCTATCTAGGTTCTACGAGGAGAGGCTCAACGAGATCTACAGAGATCTAGAGGCCCTTAGGGAGAGGGTATCAGCTATAATAATAGAGAGTGGGGATAAGAATGTCGAGGCATATGGGAAGAAGGTGATAGAGCTTATAAGTACTGCAATGGAGAAGATAAGGAAGAGGATAGAGTAG
- a CDS encoding DUF6062 family protein codes for MIFINISDAMRSRDKRCPICYLLDRLEDRYYENLLYENVNDPSVRENIRISHGFCPYHAFKLANFVKRSPGIDGLGSTLIYIDMLKDYIDRLNNSKDASIRLREPGKLWSGCNLCSYIYEFELIYVNVFTNCIKEAIAIYLSSSSILCYKHLYMIINRLSKHSRGKLIDIQIEKLRAILRYAERFVEKHDYRFKGPIYEDEARAWLDAIEILKGSISSQIALISSYRDLEENNKHHISRSLLIKLYRFAKILRSNNVFRSKRSRY; via the coding sequence ATGATCTTTATAAATATATCTGATGCAATGAGAAGCAGGGATAAGAGGTGCCCGATATGCTATCTTTTAGATAGGCTTGAAGATAGATATTATGAGAATCTGCTTTATGAAAATGTTAACGATCCTTCTGTAAGGGAGAACATTAGGATAAGTCATGGTTTTTGCCCTTACCATGCGTTCAAGCTAGCTAACTTTGTAAAGAGATCTCCAGGGATAGACGGACTCGGCTCTACCTTGATATATATTGATATGCTTAAAGATTATATAGACAGGCTAAACAATAGTAAGGATGCCTCTATACGGCTCCGAGAGCCTGGGAAGCTTTGGAGCGGTTGTAATCTCTGTAGCTATATATATGAATTTGAATTGATATATGTAAACGTCTTTACCAACTGCATCAAAGAAGCTATTGCTATATACTTATCCTCATCATCGATACTATGCTACAAACACCTCTATATGATCATTAATAGGCTAAGCAAACATAGCAGGGGTAAACTAATAGATATTCAGATCGAGAAGCTAAGAGCCATACTAAGATATGCCGAGAGGTTTGTTGAGAAGCATGATTATCGCTTCAAAGGACCTATATATGAGGATGAAGCCAGGGCTTGGCTAGACGCTATAGAAATCTTAAAAGGATCTATATCTTCGCAGATAGCTCTAATATCTTCGTATAGAGATCTAGAAGAAAATAATAAGCACCATATATCGCGCAGCCTATTAATCAAATTATATAGATTTGCCAAGATCCTTCGATCCAACAATGTGTTTAGATCCAAAAGATCCCGATATTAA